In Flavobacterium endoglycinae, one DNA window encodes the following:
- a CDS encoding sensor histidine kinase, translating into MKIDTIRNTNSNKILFHCMIWVFFILTSLIQFYESPFRINNDFYVQWITGIVLFYLNYFYLVPALLLQKKYWKYFLFVFAIVAIFMIIRINYFIPEFRHLRPANVVPARMMPPDPNFIPRGRHLRVEMRQPLFFKIGPSFFYILIITISAVIRTLTEFYNNQQNKLIAETHRTNTELIYLRKQTNPHFLFNSLNSIYSLAHKKSDLVPDAIVTLSELMRYMLYETDNKTVALEKEINYIQNYIELQKLRLNNIEDIVINVHGDTKNKFIEPLLLISFVENAFKYGTDYKGAAHVKIKIFISENNLDFWIENTIENYEKDPDNSGIGLVNIQNRLDLLYPNAHELTINQDDQYYRVHLNLKLDEIKTTVN; encoded by the coding sequence ATGAAAATAGATACCATTAGAAATACAAATTCAAACAAAATCTTATTCCACTGCATGATTTGGGTTTTCTTTATTCTGACATCATTAATTCAGTTCTACGAAAGTCCTTTTAGGATCAATAATGATTTCTATGTACAATGGATAACTGGAATTGTTTTGTTCTATTTGAATTATTTCTATTTGGTACCGGCTTTGCTTCTGCAGAAAAAATATTGGAAATACTTTCTTTTTGTTTTTGCAATTGTTGCCATTTTTATGATTATCAGGATTAATTATTTTATTCCTGAATTCAGACATTTACGCCCTGCGAATGTTGTTCCTGCCAGAATGATGCCTCCCGATCCTAATTTTATACCCAGAGGCAGACATCTTAGAGTAGAAATGAGACAGCCGCTTTTCTTTAAAATCGGTCCTTCTTTCTTTTATATTTTAATTATTACGATAAGCGCGGTTATAAGAACCCTGACGGAGTTTTATAACAACCAGCAAAACAAATTAATTGCCGAAACACACCGAACAAATACTGAATTAATTTATCTGCGTAAGCAAACCAATCCACATTTTTTATTCAATTCTTTAAACAGTATTTATTCTTTGGCACATAAGAAATCTGATTTGGTTCCTGATGCCATCGTCACCTTGTCTGAACTCATGCGCTATATGTTGTATGAGACCGATAATAAAACGGTGGCTTTAGAAAAAGAGATCAATTACATTCAGAATTACATTGAATTGCAAAAACTAAGACTCAACAATATTGAAGATATTGTAATAAATGTGCATGGCGATACCAAAAACAAATTTATTGAACCGTTACTGCTGATCTCTTTTGTTGAAAATGCTTTTAAGTACGGAACTGATTACAAGGGTGCTGCACATGTAAAAATTAAAATTTTCATCTCAGAAAACAATCTGGATTTCTGGATCGAAAACACTATCGAAAACTATGAAAAAGACCCTGATAATTCAGGCATTGGACTTGTAAACATTCAAAACCGATTGGATCTGCTTTATCCAAATGCACACGAACTAACAATTAATCAAGATGATCAATATTACCGAGTTCATTTAAATCTAAAATTAGACGAAATTAAAACCACTGTAAATTAA
- a CDS encoding DUF4907 domain-containing protein translates to MTINHNKFFWCKIQKNLLFLFLVLLIASCNKKEVLKTESFQTNTGWGYSIAYKDQIIIRQSIIPAISENKSFSTEEDALKTADLVVEKLKEHTSPTVTKNELILLKIKL, encoded by the coding sequence ATGACAATTAATCATAACAAATTCTTCTGGTGCAAAATCCAGAAGAATTTACTGTTTTTATTCCTTGTTTTACTAATCGCATCCTGCAACAAAAAAGAAGTTCTAAAAACAGAATCGTTTCAAACCAACACTGGCTGGGGATATTCAATTGCCTATAAAGATCAAATTATTATAAGGCAGTCCATTATTCCCGCTATAAGTGAAAATAAAAGTTTTTCGACCGAAGAAGATGCTTTAAAAACTGCCGATTTAGTAGTCGAGAAACTCAAAGAACATACATCGCCAACGGTAACCAAAAATGAATTAATTTTATTAAAAATAAAATTATAA
- a CDS encoding dioxygenase family protein: MDRKKFIRNGLLGITALAGATKLLESCSKSDNDDSETNSSDGSCVVSPSETKGPFPIKTPSQLVLENITSDRVGIALLINLKIKNKNNDCAPLANVLVDIWHCDKDGNYSEYGGTQMQQTDYTSVHFLRGRQTTNSSGEVSFISIYPGWYQGRAPHVHVEVLTSSGSSLLVTQIAFPETISSTVYSSANYAAHGQADTKNANDNVFSDSLSQELATLTGNLTDGYTLSKTITVNA; this comes from the coding sequence ATGGACAGAAAAAAATTCATTCGAAACGGTCTTTTAGGCATTACAGCATTAGCAGGAGCTACTAAACTTTTAGAATCATGTTCGAAAAGCGATAACGATGACTCAGAAACCAATTCGTCAGATGGCAGTTGTGTTGTTTCTCCTTCAGAAACCAAAGGTCCATTTCCAATAAAAACGCCAAGTCAGCTTGTGTTGGAAAATATTACATCAGACCGTGTTGGAATTGCGCTTTTGATTAATTTAAAAATTAAAAACAAAAACAATGACTGTGCGCCTCTTGCAAATGTTTTAGTAGACATATGGCATTGCGATAAAGATGGGAATTACTCTGAATATGGAGGAACCCAAATGCAGCAGACCGATTATACTTCTGTTCATTTTTTAAGAGGAAGACAAACTACAAATTCAAGCGGAGAAGTTTCATTTATCTCCATTTATCCAGGCTGGTATCAAGGGCGTGCGCCGCATGTACATGTTGAAGTATTAACCAGCAGCGGCTCATCTTTATTAGTAACTCAAATTGCATTTCCTGAAACCATATCGAGTACCGTATATTCTAGTGCCAATTATGCTGCTCATGGACAGGCCGATACTAAAAATGCAAACGATAATGTGTTCTCAGACAGTCTTTCTCAAGAATTAGCTACCCTTACAGGAAATCTGACAGATGGATATACTTTAAGCAAAACCATTACGGTAAATGCCTAA